The following proteins are co-located in the Pyrococcus abyssi GE5 genome:
- a CDS encoding aminodeoxychorismate/anthranilate synthase component II produces the protein MILIVNNRDSFVWNLAEYASLFDEVKVVPNTITSQEVKKLDPDGIIISPGPGHPRDRREVGNSPEIVLEAEVPVLGVCLGHQIIATVFGGEVARVKPRHGKASPIKHDGEGIFRGIKNPFMGGRYHSLAVVEVPKGFKVTAISLDDNVIMGIRHKKKPIEGVQFHPESVLTEWESREGVKMIKNFVEMTR, from the coding sequence ATGATACTGATAGTAAATAATAGGGATTCCTTCGTCTGGAACTTGGCGGAATACGCTTCGCTATTCGATGAAGTCAAGGTTGTTCCAAACACAATAACATCCCAGGAGGTCAAAAAACTTGATCCAGATGGGATAATAATTTCACCAGGTCCAGGTCACCCGAGAGATAGGAGGGAAGTTGGCAATTCTCCAGAGATCGTTCTCGAGGCCGAAGTTCCGGTATTAGGGGTTTGTCTTGGTCACCAGATAATAGCCACTGTATTTGGAGGAGAGGTTGCAAGGGTAAAGCCGAGACATGGTAAGGCCAGTCCAATAAAACACGATGGCGAGGGAATATTCCGAGGTATAAAGAATCCGTTCATGGGTGGGAGGTATCATTCCTTAGCCGTCGTCGAGGTTCCCAAGGGGTTCAAGGTGACCGCGATATCCCTAGATGATAACGTCATAATGGGGATAAGACACAAGAAGAAGCCAATAGAAGGAGTTCAATTCCATCCTGAGAGCGTTTTAACGGAATGGGAGAGCAGGGAAGGAGTTAAGATGATTAAAAACTTCGTGGAGATGACCAGGTAA
- a CDS encoding anthranilate synthase component I — protein MHVKKLERVEPIKLYSVIREFENPFIFTIIGKDSKEAKLTYISASPEFTVEISGKGTFLDGKKVSNETNPFLSLKSFNMDSASGSGFLGGFMGYIAYDAVHNYIEGSIEEPSVFGYYPWVFIYNHGKGELRFYYLRDPSFDPETIVERAKREELKFENGGAEIIRTDANREEFMEMVEKGKEYIFAGDVFQVVLSREYVLRSDVDPVELYRKLISINPSPYTFILEFKKILVGASPETMGSVEGRTVRINPIAGTAPRGKTPEEDEEIRRRLLSDEKERAEHVMLVDLARNDVRKVSKPGSVKLVRFFDVIKYSHVQHIESEVIGELADDKDMFDAIEASFPAGTLTGAPKIRAMEIIDELEKSRRRVYGGAIGYFSITGYADFAIAIRMAEIEGRKAHVRAGAGIVADSIPEKEFYETENKMKAVLKAFGVIQ, from the coding sequence ATGCACGTCAAGAAGCTAGAGCGCGTTGAACCGATAAAGCTGTACAGCGTAATAAGAGAATTCGAAAACCCCTTTATATTCACGATAATAGGGAAAGATAGTAAAGAGGCTAAGCTAACCTACATCTCAGCATCACCAGAATTTACCGTTGAGATATCTGGAAAGGGAACATTCCTCGACGGTAAGAAAGTATCAAATGAAACGAATCCCTTTCTATCTTTAAAATCCTTCAACATGGACTCCGCAAGTGGAAGTGGATTTCTTGGAGGATTCATGGGGTACATAGCATACGATGCAGTTCACAATTATATCGAGGGGAGCATAGAGGAACCATCAGTTTTCGGGTACTATCCATGGGTTTTTATTTACAATCACGGGAAGGGAGAATTACGCTTTTACTACTTAAGGGATCCATCCTTTGATCCAGAGACGATAGTTGAAAGGGCGAAAAGAGAAGAACTCAAGTTCGAGAATGGTGGTGCCGAGATAATAAGGACCGATGCCAACAGGGAAGAGTTCATGGAGATGGTTGAGAAGGGAAAAGAGTACATCTTTGCAGGAGATGTATTCCAAGTTGTGCTTTCAAGGGAGTACGTGCTTAGGAGTGACGTCGATCCAGTGGAGCTATATCGAAAGCTCATCTCGATAAACCCATCTCCTTACACCTTCATCCTAGAATTCAAGAAGATATTAGTTGGAGCATCACCAGAAACTATGGGATCAGTTGAGGGGAGGACAGTTAGGATAAATCCCATAGCTGGCACCGCTCCAAGGGGGAAAACTCCAGAGGAAGATGAGGAGATAAGAAGGAGACTCCTAAGCGACGAGAAGGAGAGGGCCGAACATGTTATGCTAGTGGATTTAGCTAGGAATGACGTAAGGAAGGTTTCAAAGCCCGGAAGCGTGAAGCTCGTTAGATTTTTCGATGTAATAAAGTACAGCCACGTCCAGCATATTGAGAGTGAGGTTATAGGAGAGCTAGCTGACGATAAAGATATGTTCGATGCAATAGAAGCATCATTTCCAGCCGGAACCCTAACTGGAGCCCCCAAGATAAGGGCCATGGAAATAATAGACGAGCTTGAGAAGAGCAGGAGGAGAGTTTACGGTGGAGCCATAGGATACTTCTCAATAACAGGGTACGCCGACTTTGCGATAGCGATAAGGATGGCAGAAATAGAGGGTAGAAAAGCCCATGTTAGGGCTGGGGCTGGCATTGTAGCTGATTCAATCCCCGAGAAGGAATTTTACGAAACGGAGAATAAGATGAAGGCTGTTCTCAAGGCATTCGGGGTGATTCAATGA
- the trpA gene encoding tryptophan synthase subunit alpha, translated as MFRDGSLIPYLTAGDPSAKATLRFLLAIEEYSGAIELGIPFSDPIADGKTIQQSHFRALKGGFKLEHAFNIVREFRKHSDVPIVLMTYYNPVFRVGLREFIGKAKDSGVDGMLIVDLPVMHASEFLEVAREEGIKTVFLAAPNTPDERLKEIDKASTGFVYLISLYGTTGARDKIPETAFNLLKRAKRICKNKVAVGFGVSKREHVEMLLNAGANGVVVGSALINIIAEHGENAEEKLREKVRELAGL; from the coding sequence ATGTTTAGAGATGGATCCCTCATTCCATACCTAACAGCTGGAGACCCAAGTGCTAAAGCTACCTTAAGATTCCTGCTAGCGATAGAAGAATACTCGGGAGCTATAGAGCTTGGAATACCCTTCAGCGACCCAATAGCCGATGGTAAAACAATTCAGCAGTCCCATTTTAGGGCATTAAAGGGAGGTTTCAAGTTAGAGCATGCCTTCAACATAGTTAGGGAATTCAGGAAGCATTCCGATGTTCCCATAGTTCTAATGACGTACTATAATCCCGTCTTCAGGGTAGGGTTGAGGGAGTTCATAGGAAAAGCCAAGGATTCCGGTGTAGATGGAATGCTGATAGTCGACTTACCTGTTATGCACGCCTCGGAATTCCTGGAGGTGGCGAGGGAGGAGGGAATTAAAACGGTTTTCTTGGCAGCTCCTAACACGCCAGATGAGAGGCTTAAGGAAATCGACAAGGCGAGTACAGGATTCGTTTATCTGATCTCGCTATATGGAACGACTGGAGCTAGAGACAAGATTCCGGAAACGGCATTTAACCTGCTCAAGAGGGCGAAGAGGATATGCAAGAACAAAGTCGCCGTAGGATTCGGGGTATCCAAGAGGGAACATGTAGAAATGTTGCTCAATGCTGGGGCTAACGGTGTCGTCGTTGGGAGTGCGCTCATCAACATAATAGCCGAGCACGGTGAAAATGCAGAGGAGAAACTTAGGGAGAAAGTCAGGGAACTAGCTGGACTTTAG
- the twy1 gene encoding 4-demethylwyosine synthase TYW1 translates to MITIKPGKITVQANPNMPEEVANLFRKQHYEIVGRHSGVKLCHWLKKSLTEGRFCYKQKFYGIHSHRCLQMTPVLAWCTHNCIFCWRPMETFLGTELPQPWDDPEFIVEESIKAQRKLLIGYKGNPKVDKKKFEEAWEPKHAAISLSGEPMLYPYMGDLVEEFHKRGFTTFIVTNGTVPERLEEMIKEDKLPTQLYVSITAPDIETYNSVNIPMIPDGWERIMRFLELMRDLPTRTVVRLTLVKGENMHSPEKYAKLILKARPMFVEAKAYMFVGYSRNRLTINNMPSHQDIREFAEALVKHLPGYHIEDEYEPSRVVLIMRDDVDPQGTGVNGRFIKH, encoded by the coding sequence ATGATAACGATAAAGCCCGGAAAGATTACCGTTCAAGCTAACCCCAACATGCCCGAGGAAGTTGCGAACCTGTTTAGGAAGCAACACTACGAGATAGTGGGAAGGCACAGCGGGGTTAAGCTGTGTCACTGGTTAAAGAAGAGCCTAACGGAGGGGAGATTCTGCTACAAGCAGAAGTTCTATGGAATACACTCTCATAGGTGCCTTCAGATGACTCCAGTCCTAGCTTGGTGCACTCACAATTGTATATTCTGCTGGAGACCAATGGAGACATTCCTGGGAACTGAGCTACCTCAGCCTTGGGATGACCCAGAGTTCATAGTGGAGGAGAGCATAAAGGCTCAGAGAAAGCTCCTAATAGGGTACAAAGGAAATCCAAAGGTTGACAAGAAGAAGTTCGAGGAAGCCTGGGAACCGAAGCACGCGGCAATAAGCCTATCTGGAGAGCCAATGCTTTATCCATACATGGGGGACTTGGTTGAGGAGTTCCACAAGAGGGGATTCACAACCTTCATAGTTACCAACGGAACAGTTCCAGAAAGGCTGGAAGAGATGATAAAGGAGGACAAGCTACCGACCCAGCTCTACGTCTCGATAACTGCTCCCGACATAGAGACCTACAACTCAGTTAACATACCAATGATTCCGGACGGCTGGGAGAGGATAATGAGGTTCCTCGAATTGATGAGGGACTTACCTACTAGAACAGTCGTCAGGCTAACCCTGGTTAAGGGGGAGAACATGCACAGTCCAGAAAAGTACGCGAAGCTAATACTAAAGGCCAGACCGATGTTCGTCGAGGCTAAGGCCTACATGTTCGTAGGTTACTCAAGGAACAGATTAACGATTAACAACATGCCAAGCCATCAAGACATAAGGGAGTTCGCTGAAGCCCTAGTTAAGCACCTCCCAGGATATCACATAGAAGATGAATACGAGCCGAGTAGAGTTGTCTTGATAATGAGGGACGACGTTGACCCCCAGGGAACCGGGGTTAATGGAAGGTTCATAAAGCACTAA
- a CDS encoding PIN domain-containing protein, with protein MKGKVWLVVPDTNFLFIPGQFGVDIISEFERILDVKYQVAIPNVVLEEIKTIIREGKVKGKDLMAAKIALKIAERFPKIYVGEFLSKPTDELLYEYAIANDNVIICTNDRKLRKRLREAGVPVIFLRQKKKLELEGILE; from the coding sequence ATGAAGGGCAAGGTTTGGCTCGTGGTTCCAGACACTAACTTCCTTTTCATCCCAGGACAGTTTGGTGTCGATATAATTTCGGAGTTTGAGAGGATTCTCGACGTTAAGTATCAGGTTGCCATTCCAAACGTCGTCCTCGAAGAGATTAAGACGATAATAAGGGAGGGAAAGGTAAAGGGGAAAGATCTAATGGCCGCAAAGATAGCCTTGAAGATAGCCGAGAGGTTTCCAAAGATATACGTTGGGGAATTCCTATCGAAACCTACCGATGAATTGCTTTACGAATACGCCATAGCAAACGACAACGTGATAATATGCACGAACGATAGGAAATTGAGGAAGAGGCTCAGGGAAGCTGGGGTTCCAGTTATATTCCTTAGACAGAAGAAAAAATTGGAACTTGAAGGGATACTCGAGTAA
- the trpC gene encoding indole-3-glycerol phosphate synthase TrpC, translating into MVIFGLSRRIKRCTKNPIIAELKVYSPKYGDLLRGRDPLEILRRYERAGAVGISYITDPKYFRGNFDFFKRLCKETELPVLRKDFITTKEEIEKTAEAGGSAVLLITRLLKDKLPEFVDHAREHGLDTLVEVHTLEELKIAIQTNSTMIGINNRDIGKLELDDGNVSLTAKLAPLIPDKFVKVSESGITTLEDLKVALKYADAALIGTALMKTEDPEKLLKSFVEAKIC; encoded by the coding sequence GTGGTGATTTTTGGACTGAGCAGGAGAATAAAGAGGTGCACTAAGAATCCGATAATAGCTGAGCTTAAGGTCTATTCTCCGAAGTATGGGGATCTCCTAAGAGGTAGGGATCCCCTTGAGATTCTCAGGAGATACGAGAGAGCAGGGGCTGTCGGAATATCTTATATAACAGACCCCAAATATTTCAGGGGAAACTTCGATTTCTTCAAAAGGCTCTGCAAGGAAACTGAGCTACCAGTTCTTAGGAAAGACTTTATCACTACCAAAGAGGAAATAGAGAAAACAGCCGAAGCTGGAGGATCGGCTGTTCTACTCATAACGAGACTCTTAAAGGATAAGCTCCCAGAATTCGTTGATCATGCAAGGGAACATGGACTCGATACCCTAGTCGAAGTTCACACTTTAGAAGAACTAAAAATAGCGATTCAAACTAATTCTACCATGATTGGGATAAATAACAGGGATATAGGAAAGCTTGAGCTAGACGACGGAAACGTATCATTAACAGCCAAGCTAGCCCCCCTAATCCCAGATAAATTTGTAAAGGTCAGCGAAAGTGGGATAACAACCTTAGAAGATTTGAAAGTAGCACTGAAATATGCAGATGCGGCCCTTATTGGGACAGCCCTTATGAAAACTGAAGATCCTGAAAAACTTCTGAAAAGTTTTGTGGAGGCTAAAATATGCTAG
- a CDS encoding phosphoribosylanthranilate isomerase, whose translation MFVKVCGVKSLEELEIVEKYADATGVVVNSKSKRNVPLDAAREIISSAKIPVFLVSTMKNREDWEVAIERTEARYIQIHSDVEPSLLPYLKDEYGVEIMKAFRVPQESENPERDAQMLLKKIRKYEADLILLDTGAGSGKMHDLRVTRIVAEEIPVVVAGGLKPENVEMVIKLVKPFGVDVSSGVERNGKKDEELVREFVRRAKNVVR comes from the coding sequence ATGTTCGTGAAGGTCTGTGGCGTTAAGAGCTTAGAAGAGCTTGAGATAGTTGAAAAGTACGCTGATGCCACCGGGGTGGTTGTTAACTCGAAATCGAAGAGGAACGTTCCCCTTGATGCCGCTAGGGAAATAATATCTTCGGCAAAAATCCCGGTATTCCTGGTATCCACAATGAAAAACCGAGAAGACTGGGAGGTTGCGATAGAGAGGACAGAAGCTAGGTACATTCAGATACACTCCGATGTTGAACCTTCCCTTCTCCCCTATTTAAAGGATGAGTATGGAGTTGAGATAATGAAAGCCTTCCGGGTTCCCCAGGAAAGTGAGAACCCAGAAAGGGATGCTCAAATGCTCTTGAAAAAGATAAGGAAGTACGAAGCTGACCTTATTCTACTCGATACAGGGGCAGGCTCCGGTAAGATGCACGACTTAAGGGTTACTAGGATAGTTGCTGAGGAGATTCCCGTTGTGGTTGCAGGAGGATTAAAACCTGAGAACGTTGAAATGGTGATTAAGCTTGTCAAACCCTTCGGGGTTGACGTGTCTTCTGGAGTGGAGAGGAACGGTAAGAAGGATGAGGAGTTAGTTAGGGAGTTCGTTAGGAGGGCTAAAAATGTGGTTCGGTAA
- the pfpI gene encoding deglycase PfpI — protein sequence MRVLILSADQFEDVELIYPYHRLKEEGHEVLVASFKRGVITGKHGYTVNVDLAFEEVNPDEFDALVLPGGRAPERVRLNEKAVEIAKKMFSEGKPVASICHGPQILISAGVLRGRRGTSYPGIKDDMINAGVDWVDAEVVVDGNWVSSRVPGDLYAWMREFVKLLK from the coding sequence ATGAGGGTTCTAATCCTCAGCGCTGACCAGTTCGAGGATGTAGAGCTCATTTATCCCTACCACAGGCTCAAGGAGGAAGGTCACGAAGTTCTAGTTGCCAGCTTCAAGAGAGGGGTAATAACTGGAAAGCACGGATATACGGTGAACGTTGACCTAGCCTTCGAAGAGGTTAATCCAGATGAGTTCGATGCACTAGTTCTCCCTGGTGGAAGGGCCCCAGAGAGGGTTAGGCTCAACGAGAAGGCCGTCGAAATAGCTAAGAAGATGTTCAGTGAAGGAAAGCCAGTTGCGAGCATATGCCATGGGCCCCAGATTCTGATTTCGGCTGGAGTGCTCAGGGGGAGAAGGGGAACTAGTTACCCAGGAATAAAGGATGACATGATAAACGCTGGAGTTGATTGGGTGGATGCCGAGGTAGTGGTCGACGGCAACTGGGTGAGCTCGAGGGTTCCTGGGGACCTGTATGCGTGGATGAGGGAATTCGTGAAATTACTTAAATGA
- a CDS encoding DUF4097 family beta strand repeat-containing protein, protein MRKGGLLGLALFLVVLVIVGLIALTFIGLGLLGIFGFGHEKWFSLSNCHCECSTMEAGEVREIGTYNGSKVHISNLVGRLVVEEGNSPLVIYSNLPINVSQVGDEVLITCNECNKYKDGKIIVKGNLSELEIGDVLGKVEVEVPLRILKVGDIMGELEVHAPVGVFESGDIMGRVSVKALKLVDVEDVLGELKVMVPEGYGVNLKVDDIMGKIKNEAKGEKKVKVNLEDVMGRVEIING, encoded by the coding sequence ATGAGGAAAGGGGGATTACTTGGCCTCGCACTATTCTTAGTGGTATTAGTTATAGTAGGATTAATAGCATTGACTTTCATTGGTTTAGGATTGTTAGGAATATTCGGCTTTGGACATGAGAAGTGGTTTAGCTTATCTAACTGCCATTGCGAGTGCTCCACTATGGAGGCTGGGGAAGTTAGAGAGATTGGCACATATAATGGAAGCAAGGTTCACATCTCTAACCTTGTAGGTAGATTAGTCGTCGAAGAGGGAAACTCTCCGCTAGTCATCTACAGTAACTTACCAATAAACGTCTCTCAGGTTGGAGATGAAGTTTTGATAACGTGCAATGAGTGTAATAAGTACAAGGATGGAAAGATAATAGTGAAAGGTAACCTGAGCGAGCTTGAAATTGGCGATGTTTTAGGGAAAGTTGAGGTTGAGGTTCCGCTAAGGATCCTTAAAGTAGGTGACATCATGGGAGAACTAGAGGTTCATGCTCCAGTTGGAGTATTCGAAAGTGGGGACATCATGGGGAGAGTAAGCGTTAAAGCGCTAAAGCTCGTAGACGTTGAGGACGTTCTTGGAGAGCTCAAGGTAATGGTTCCTGAAGGTTATGGAGTTAACTTGAAAGTTGACGATATTATGGGCAAAATAAAAAATGAAGCTAAGGGAGAAAAGAAAGTTAAAGTTAATTTGGAGGACGTCATGGGGAGGGTGGAGATAATAAATGGCTAG
- the trpB gene encoding tryptophan synthase subunit beta: protein MWFGKFGGQYVPETLMEPLRELEKAYKRLKNDEEFNRQLDYYLRTWAGRPTPLYYAERLTKKVGGAKIYLKREDLLHGGAHKTNNAIGQALLAKFMGKTRLIAETGAGQHGVATAMAGALLGMKVDIYMGAEDVERQKMNVFRMKLLGANVIPVHTGSKTLKDAINEALRDWVATFEYSHYLIGSVVGPHPYPIIVRDFQSVIGREAREQILEAEGDLPDVIVACVGGGSNAMGIFYPFVKDKSVRLIGVEAGGKGIESGKHSASLNAGEIGVFHGMLSYFLQDEEGQIRTTHSIAPGLDYPGVGPEHAYLKESGRAEYVTVTDEEALRAFHELSRTEGIIPALESAHAVAYAIKLAREMSRDDVIIVNLSGRGDKDLDIVLKVSGNV from the coding sequence ATGTGGTTCGGTAAATTTGGAGGTCAATACGTTCCTGAAACCCTTATGGAACCGTTGAGAGAGCTTGAGAAGGCTTATAAGAGGTTAAAGAATGACGAAGAATTTAACAGGCAACTCGATTATTACCTAAGAACCTGGGCTGGAAGACCAACTCCACTCTACTACGCAGAGAGATTAACCAAGAAAGTTGGAGGGGCAAAGATATACCTAAAGAGAGAAGATCTCCTACATGGAGGAGCTCACAAGACGAATAACGCAATAGGCCAAGCATTACTTGCTAAGTTCATGGGGAAAACCCGGTTAATCGCAGAAACCGGAGCTGGGCAACATGGAGTTGCAACAGCAATGGCTGGAGCATTGCTTGGAATGAAAGTTGACATATACATGGGTGCTGAGGACGTTGAGAGGCAGAAGATGAACGTTTTCAGGATGAAACTCCTGGGAGCAAACGTCATTCCAGTCCATACGGGTTCTAAAACCCTAAAGGATGCAATCAACGAGGCTCTCAGAGATTGGGTAGCAACCTTCGAGTATTCCCACTACCTCATAGGCTCGGTAGTTGGTCCCCATCCATATCCGATAATAGTGAGGGACTTCCAGTCTGTGATAGGAAGGGAAGCTAGGGAGCAGATACTTGAAGCGGAAGGGGATTTACCAGATGTAATAGTTGCTTGCGTTGGTGGTGGGAGTAACGCGATGGGTATATTCTATCCATTCGTCAAAGACAAAAGCGTTAGGCTCATAGGCGTTGAGGCTGGGGGAAAGGGTATCGAGAGCGGGAAACACTCGGCATCCCTAAACGCAGGAGAGATTGGAGTTTTCCATGGAATGCTCAGTTACTTCCTTCAGGATGAAGAGGGACAGATAAGAACAACCCACAGCATAGCCCCCGGATTAGATTATCCAGGGGTAGGGCCCGAGCATGCGTATCTAAAGGAGAGCGGAAGAGCTGAATACGTTACCGTTACAGACGAGGAAGCTCTAAGAGCGTTCCACGAGTTGTCTAGGACAGAAGGAATTATTCCAGCCTTGGAATCAGCACATGCCGTTGCCTACGCAATTAAGTTAGCCAGGGAGATGAGTAGGGATGACGTGATAATAGTGAACCTCTCAGGAAGGGGAGACAAAGATTTAGATATAGTGCTCAAGGTGAGCGGGAATGTTTAG
- a CDS encoding translation initiation factor IF-2 subunit gamma, which produces MGEKRKSRQAEVNIGMVGHVDHGKTTLTKALTGVWTDTHSEELRRGITIKIGFADAEIRRCPNCGRYSTSPVCPYCGHETEFVRRVSFIDAPGHEALMTTMLAGASLMDGAILVIAANEPCPRPQTREHLMALQIIGQKNIIIAQNKIELVDKEKALENYRQIKEFIEGTVAENAPIIPISALHGANIDVLVKAIEDFIPTPKRDPNKPPKMLVLRSFDVNKPGTPPEKLVGGVLGGSIVQGKLKVGDEIEIRPGVPYEEHGRIKYEPITTEIVSLQAGGQFVEEAYPGGLVGVGTKLDPYLTKGDLMAGNVVGKPGKLPPVWDSLRLEVHLLERVVGTEQELKVEPIKRKEVLLLNVGTARTMGLVTGLGKDEIEVKLQIPVCAEPGDRVAISRQIGSRWRLIGYGIIKE; this is translated from the coding sequence ATGGGAGAGAAGAGAAAATCAAGGCAGGCAGAGGTAAATATAGGTATGGTTGGTCACGTTGACCACGGTAAAACGACGTTGACCAAAGCATTAACTGGAGTGTGGACTGATACCCACAGCGAAGAGCTGAGGAGGGGTATCACGATAAAGATAGGATTTGCGGATGCCGAGATAAGGAGATGTCCAAACTGCGGTAGGTATTCAACTTCCCCAGTGTGTCCCTACTGCGGTCATGAGACGGAATTCGTGAGGAGGGTTTCGTTCATAGATGCTCCTGGGCACGAGGCCTTGATGACCACGATGCTCGCCGGAGCCTCCCTTATGGATGGTGCGATTCTAGTCATAGCGGCAAACGAGCCCTGTCCAAGGCCCCAGACGAGAGAGCACTTAATGGCCCTCCAGATTATAGGTCAGAAGAACATAATTATAGCCCAGAACAAGATAGAGCTCGTTGACAAGGAGAAGGCCCTCGAGAATTACAGGCAGATAAAGGAGTTTATAGAGGGGACGGTTGCTGAGAACGCTCCAATAATTCCAATCTCAGCTTTGCATGGGGCCAACATAGACGTCCTAGTCAAGGCCATAGAGGACTTCATCCCAACGCCAAAGAGGGATCCGAACAAGCCACCAAAGATGCTCGTTCTTAGAAGCTTTGACGTCAATAAACCAGGAACCCCACCGGAAAAGCTAGTAGGTGGCGTTTTAGGTGGCTCAATAGTTCAAGGGAAGCTCAAAGTTGGGGACGAGATTGAGATAAGGCCGGGCGTTCCTTATGAGGAGCATGGAAGGATCAAGTACGAGCCGATAACGACCGAGATAGTGTCGCTCCAAGCTGGAGGGCAGTTCGTTGAGGAAGCCTACCCAGGAGGACTCGTCGGAGTTGGAACTAAGTTAGATCCGTATCTAACCAAGGGAGACTTAATGGCTGGAAACGTCGTTGGAAAGCCTGGAAAGTTACCACCAGTATGGGACAGCCTTAGATTAGAGGTTCACTTACTTGAGAGGGTCGTTGGAACGGAGCAGGAACTTAAAGTCGAACCCATAAAGAGGAAAGAAGTCCTACTCTTGAACGTCGGAACTGCGAGAACCATGGGCTTGGTGACAGGTCTAGGAAAGGACGAGATCGAGGTAAAGCTACAAATTCCGGTCTGTGCTGAACCAGGAGATAGGGTTGCAATAAGCAGGCAGATAGGCTCAAGGTGGAGGCTCATAGGATACGGAATAATCAAGGAGTAA
- the trpD gene encoding anthranilate phosphoribosyltransferase, protein MLEKIINRENLSFEEAYNLFKELMNESDVRIAAYLAAFQTKGYTAEEIAGLAKAMRDYAIKLELGEVADTAGTGGDGSSSINVSTASALILSAFTKVAKHGNVSITSKSGSANVLEALGLNIKIPPEKARKMIEKTNFTFIFAPMYHPALKRIMPVRRELKVKTVFNILGPLANPAEPKFQVLGVNSPDLVEKMAEALSFLGVERALVVHGMGLDEVNPRGETIVAEVNGEDIDMYTLTPEDFGVERVKVVPCNSPQESAERIKAVLRGEGKVEDRNFILINASAALYASKVAEDFREGVELVKGILGEPMSKKLEEIICTSRS, encoded by the coding sequence ATGCTAGAGAAGATAATAAATCGAGAAAATTTGAGTTTTGAAGAAGCATATAACTTATTCAAGGAGCTAATGAACGAGAGCGATGTAAGGATCGCAGCCTATTTGGCGGCATTTCAAACCAAAGGATACACGGCTGAGGAGATAGCTGGGTTAGCGAAGGCCATGAGAGATTACGCGATAAAATTAGAGCTTGGAGAAGTTGCAGATACAGCTGGAACCGGAGGGGATGGCAGTTCATCAATAAACGTTAGCACGGCATCAGCCTTAATTCTCTCAGCCTTCACAAAAGTCGCAAAGCATGGAAACGTTTCCATAACGTCGAAAAGCGGTTCGGCAAACGTCCTTGAAGCGCTAGGTTTGAACATAAAGATACCCCCAGAGAAGGCGAGGAAGATGATAGAGAAGACTAACTTCACATTCATTTTCGCGCCAATGTACCATCCAGCACTGAAGAGGATAATGCCCGTTAGAAGGGAATTGAAAGTGAAAACGGTATTCAACATCCTGGGCCCCCTGGCCAATCCAGCGGAACCAAAGTTCCAAGTTTTAGGCGTCAACTCACCAGATCTTGTAGAAAAGATGGCAGAAGCTCTAAGCTTCCTTGGAGTTGAAAGGGCTCTAGTTGTTCACGGAATGGGGCTAGACGAAGTGAACCCGAGAGGAGAAACAATCGTAGCTGAGGTTAACGGAGAGGATATTGATATGTATACGCTAACCCCAGAGGACTTCGGGGTTGAAAGGGTTAAGGTAGTTCCATGCAACTCTCCCCAGGAGAGCGCCGAGAGGATAAAAGCTGTTCTGAGGGGAGAAGGGAAAGTTGAAGACAGAAACTTCATCCTAATAAACGCTTCGGCAGCGCTGTACGCATCCAAGGTAGCTGAAGATTTCAGGGAGGGAGTTGAGCTAGTGAAGGGCATATTGGGAGAACCCATGTCCAAGAAACTGGAGGAGATAATATGCACGTCAAGAAGCTAG